A single genomic interval of Arachis duranensis cultivar V14167 chromosome 7, aradu.V14167.gnm2.J7QH, whole genome shotgun sequence harbors:
- the LOC107457816 gene encoding uncharacterized protein LOC107457816 yields MVGTGVPICVQCGNTSNPCRCKVVGPTVGFLAFAAAAVVEWPVGALVYCFRHMKGRKIMAHPATVVYPSVTNAIPI; encoded by the coding sequence ATGGTTGGAACAGGGGTTCCAATATGTGTACAATGTGGTAACACTAGCAACCCTTGTCGGTGCAAGGTGGTGGGGCCAACGGTGGGGTTCCTGGCGTTTGCTGCGGCGGCGGTAGTGGAGTGGCCGGTGGGTGCTCTGGTTTATTGTTTCCGCCACATGAAGGGCCGCAAAATCATGGCTCATCCTGCCACCGTGGTCTACCCTTCAGTCACTAATGCTATTCCAATTTAA